Part of the Chloroflexota bacterium genome is shown below.
AATGCACTGCCGCCAATCCTCTGGCAATAATACCATTTAAATGATACTAGGGCTAACCCCAGCCCTAGCACTGATTAAAATCAACAGTTTTGATCGATGACGACCCGTTCTATTGTAACGAGGCAGCTTGCTGCTCGATGCTCTGGACATAGCGGGTTAGTAGGGCTTGGCGCTGCTGAGCACGCATATCACGCCAACGATACCAACAATAGCCTGCAAACAAAAAGAAAATTGGCCAGAGTTGCACTCGATGGCGATAGGCCGTACCAAAATTGCCATATTGTGGAGCTGCCGCCGCGCTACCAGCCAGCAAATAGAGCCAGAGCAACATGGTTTCACGCCAACGGCTGCGCCACGCCAACAGCATGCCCAGCATCGCCAAAACCCACAACGGATACCACAACAGCGCCGCTTCAGGAATTGTCAGCAATTGGGCGGTGCTTTTGGTGGCTTCCCATGGCCATGGTCGCAACCAGAAATTAATCAAGGCAATCGGCAAATAGCGGGCAAAACCCAGCGGTGTGGTCGTATCAATCGTATTTTCAATTGTGCCGGTACCCGTTGAGTTGGCTTCGCGTTTTTCGCTAATTGCGCTGAGCGAAAGCCGCTCTTGCAGATAATCGCTGCCCAAAAAGCCATAACCGCTGCTCGAAAGCACCAAACCTAAAGCCACAATCGTGATCGCACTCAAGCTCAAGCGGGTTAGCCAATGGCGGGTTTGCTGAAAGCCAATTGTCAGGGCAATCATCAAGGCAATGCCAATTGAGGTTTCGCGTCGCACGCTCATCAACGCCCCAATCAGCAGCACCAACAATGGAATTTGCCATAACGACGAGCGTAAACCTTGACTGGCTACATACAAAATCCAGACTGAGAGCAGCACCACCGCGCTATCTTTGAGATTTTGCGAAGTCCACAAAATCAGCGATGGCATAATTAACATCCACAGCGCAGCAAACCGCCCAACCCGTTGATCGAAAAAATGATTGCCTAATTTGGCTGTGTACACCGCCGCCATGCCAGCAAACAAACCATTGGCCAATTTCACAAGCAAGGTATTCGGCCCAAACAACCAGAAAATCACTGCCGAAAAATAAACATAGCCCGGCGCACCAACCGGAGTTGAGACCACCGCCTCGTAACTAGCAAAATAATTGGAGTTCCATGCTTGGGCAATCGTCATGGCATGTGGGCCATAGGCTGCACCATCACTGAGGTTTTCGAAGGTTGGCCAGAGAAATTCGAGGGCAAAGCTGGCCCCCCAACGCAGGCCCATGGCGGCAAAACAGAGCAGCAACATCCCCCGTAACTCATCGGGCTTGCTAATCAGCCAAACCCAAGCATAGCCAATTGTGGTTAGACCAAGGCAAAATGCCACGCCTGCTAAATAGCGCAGCGGCATCAAGCCCGCCAGCCCGCCTAAACCAAGGCAAACCAAGCCTACCAACAGTGAACTGAGCCAACGATGATTCTTAATCCACATAATTGTACGCATATGGCCTCATTTGGTGATGAGTTTGTAGCCATAATTCTAAGGTGAGCAATGTCCAAAGTTGATGTCCAGCGTTAATTGTACCAGCCCAATGCGCTTGGCAAAGCTGCTCAAGTTTTGGTTTGGCAAGCCATTGCTGAACGTGGCTGGTCGTTGATAGCAAATAATCGTGCAGCAGCGGCTTGAGTTGTTGGCGAAACCATTGATCAAGCGGCACACCAAAGCCATGTTTAGGGCGTTCGATGATGATTTTGGGTAAGCGTTCGGCATAGGCTTGGCGTAAAAGCCATTTGCCACGCCCACCGCGCCAATGCAAATTGGCTGGCAATTGCAAAGCCCACTCAACCAATTGCTGATCCAAAAATGGCGAGCGAACTTCTAAACCATAGGCCATGCTCATACGATCGGCCTTGACCAACAGATCATCGGGCAAATAACTCCCAAGGTTATAACAGATTAATTGAGCCAGCGGATCAGTAATGCCTTGAGTTAATTGGCGAAAGCGTTCGGCGGCGCTTGGTTGCAGTGCAGGCAAGCCCCAAGCGGCTAATTCTTCGGGTGTAAAGGCCATCAGCCAGCGCGGAAAGCCCTGAGCAAGCGGCAATTGAATTTTTGCTAGCACCCGTTTAAGCCGCGCCAAGCGACTGCTGGCTTTGGTTTGCGGCAGCACAGCAATGGTTTGCTCAAGCATTTGACGTAGCGGGCGCGGCAATTGTTGATAACGCTGCGTCCATAGGCCTGCGCCAAAGCGTTCGTAGCCAGCAAACACCTCGTCGCCGCCATCGCCCGATAAAGCCACCGTACAATGTTCACGGGTCATTTGGCTGAGCAAGGCCATGGGCAAGGCCGACGAATCGAGAAATGGCTCATCGTAGTGGGCCAGCAACTGGGGCAACTTGGCGATGGCATCAGGCTCAACCATAAAACACTGATGTTTGGTGCCAAGCTTTTTGGCACCCAATTCGGCGTAGGAACTTTCATCGTACCAGCCACCGCCAGCAAAGCCAATGCTAAAGGTGTGCAGTTGCTGGCCCAACAAGGCTTGAGCCTCGGCCACCACAATGCTCGAATCTAAACCGCCGCTCAAAAACGCCCCTAACGGCACATCGCTGATCAAGCGTCGCTCAACTGCGGCTCGCACCAACTGGCGCGTTTGTTCAATTGCGGCGGTTTCTGAGATGTTAAGCCGTGGTTGTTGGGCGATCTGGCGTGCTTGCCACCATTGCCATGCACGAATGCTGCCTGCTTGCCAAACCAAGGCATGGCCTGGGGCAAGTTGCTGAATGTTAGCATACCAGGTGGCCGGATTGGGCACATAGCCATAGGTCAAATAGGCCGTCAACGCTTGTGGATTGAGGCTGCGATCAAGCTCAGGATAATGCAGCAAGGCCTTGATTTCCGAGCCAAAGATTAATCCATGCTTGGTTTGGCTATAGTAAAGCGGCTTTTTGCCCAAACGATCACGCCCCAGCCATAAACTTTGGCTTGGTTGATGCCAGGCTGCAAAGGCAAACATGCCTTCTAAACGTGAAAAAGCCTGCTCGCCCCATTCAATCAAGGCGGCCATCAGCACTTCAGTATCGCTGTTGGTGCGAAATTGATGCCCAAGCCCATGCAATTGTTGACGCAAGGCCTGAAAATTGTAGATCTCACCATTAAAGACTAATTGCCATGCACCATCGGGACTGCTGAATGGCTGATCGCCAGTGACTAAATCGATAATGGCCAAACGCCGATGACCTAATTGGGCATGGGCAGTTTGCCATGTGCCATCACCATCTGGCCCACGATGAATCAATTGTTGGTTCATAGCCTGAACAGTGTTTGGCTCGATTAAGCTTGTACTGACGATTCCGCAGATTCCACACATACATAATCCTTGAGTGCTGTCACAATCGTGGTTTGATAGCGCTGCACGCTGTATTCGGCCTCGATTTTTTGGCGGGCGGCTTGGCCGAGCGTTTGACGCAACTGCTCATCTTCGAACAAACGGGCCAAATAATCAAGCCATTCAGCTTGATTATGCGCCAAAAATCCAGTTTGGCCATGCTCGACGATGTGTTGATTGACTCCGACGGCACTACACACGCTAGGAATTGCCGCCGCGCCATATTGAATTGCCTTGAGGCCACATTTGCCCTCGGCCCATAAATCGGCTTCAATTGGGTATAATCCAATGTCGATCTGCTGAAAATCATGCCATTCGCGGGCTTGCTGCCAATCGTGATTGATACATTCAATGCCCTCAATTTCAATCGGCTTGGCTGCACCAACCACCAACAAGCGAAAGCGATAGCGTTGCGCCAATTGGCGCAACATCGGCACAATTTGCTCCAAATAACGGGCGGTCGAATGGCTGCCAATCCAGCCAAGCGTGCAAATGTGGGTGCTTGGCACGGATCGCGGCTGGCACTGTTCACAATCAACCACGGTCGGAATAATTTGCACATTGGGATTAAAACGCCGCGCATAATCAGCCAAATAGCCATTGCCCGCCCAAACCATGCTACTCAAACTCAGTAGTTGATTGGTTTTATTGGCTGGTCGGGCCAAACGGCTCAGCCAACCATTGATACTACGCTTGGGATCGGTCGGCAGAAAAATCGCATCATCAAAATCAAAAATCACTGGTACACGCCGACTAAACCAACGCTCGATCATTGGTGCGCCAATTAATGCCGCCTCGCGTTGCACAATTACGGCGGCTGGCTGGCGCGGCAATTTAACCAACCATTGGGTCAAAGCGCTCAGCATCGCCACGATTTTTTGCGGGTAGTGTTTGGGTTGGTAGAGCAAACGCTGAAGTTGCGGCGTGGCAAAGGGCAGATAACGCAGTTGAATTCCGGCTGCTGCCAAAGCCGGAGCATAGGGCATCATTCGATAGCGCACACTGGCTGTTAGCATTGGTTGATAGGCTGTCAAACATAGCACAGTGCGCGGTTGGTTCATGCTTCCAACTCTCGATAACAGGCGGCGTAGCGTTCAATCGCCAGCTGCAAATCAAACTCACGTTCGGCCAAAGCCCGACAGCGTTGAGCCAAATCGGGCTGTTCGCGCAAGGCTTGGTAGGCTTGCCACGCTACTTGATAGGCTACCAGATTAAAATCATCAAGCTTGATTGCCACGCCTTGAGCGAATAATTGATCGCTATCGCCGATGCCTGTGTTACTAAAAATTGGCAGACCACAGGCCAAATATTCGCCAAATTTGGTTGGCGACGAGGCAATTTTGGCATAACTGGGCGTGATTAAGGAAAGTGCTGCATCGGCCACGCTGAGCCATTGAGCCACCTCATTGCTAGCCACACCACGGATTGTATAAGATTCTGCGGGGACATTCAAATCCTGCAAGGCCGTGATCAGCGGCAGGGGATCTTGGTTAGAGAGCACCAACCAGCGCAAATCTGGCTCAGCTTGCCGCCAAGTGGCAAAACATTCGGCCATATCGCGACTACGATAACCGCCACCAAGCGAACCACTATAGACTAAAATTGGCTTGGTTTGCCAACCCAGTGCTTGGCGAATTTGGGTTCGAGCGGTTTGATCACGCTGCCAGCTTTGCAGATTGGCCGAGCATGGAATAACCATGGTTTTCTCGGCGATGCTCGGCATTTGGCTATGTTCGGCCAAATAGGGCAAACTCTGCTGGGTTAGGGTCACGATCTGCTCGGCCTGTTGCAGGCTAGCCCGCTCAAGTGTTTTGAGCAAACGATAGACCAAGCCTGTACGCGGCATGCCCAAATCGGCGCGTTCATCGGCCCAAAACCCGCGCATATCGAACAGCAAGGGCAGTTTGAACCAGCGTTTGAGTAAGAGCGCAATCGTCATCGGCACGGTCGAGCGAATGTGCAAGGCTTGAATTCGATAGCGCCGCACTGCCACGCTGGCCGTCCACAAGCCCAACGCCAGATCATACAAGGTTGCTGGTAGGGTTGGGCGTTGATGATAGCGCAACGGTAGCCAAACCAAGCCGTGACTTTGCAAACGCTCAATCAAAGCTCGCCGCCGCACCAAATCGGCCCAACGCGCCGCCTTTTCAAACGAAAGAATCACAAATTGATGGCCATGCTGAGCAGCCAAGCCCTCTAAATAGGGCAAGATTTGGGTTTGACCAAGTGGATCAAGCAAGCCATCATAGGTAATGTAAAGTGTTTTTAGCATAGGTTTCTTGTTGAGGATCGGGGGTTGGTTGTTGGGGTCAGAAATTATGAGAGCATAGAACATAGAGCATAGAACATAGGGAAATTGGCTATGGGCTATCGAGGATCGATTAGAAACCTAGATCTCTATAGCCAAAAGCCTATAGCCTTATCGTCGTGCGCTTCGTGTTCTTCGTGGTTAAAAGCCTGTTCCCCGATCCCCAACCCCCGATCCCCACTAAAAAACAACGAGCCGTGCCGAAACGACACAGCCCGTTGCCCAAAATCGTCAAACGATCTTATGCGCCAACTTCTTCTTCGGTGGTAGCTTCAGCGACCACTTCAGCTACAGGAGCTGCTGGTGCTTCGGCGGCTTCGCCTTCGCCATCAACGCGACGCAAGCTCAAGCCAAGGCGTTGGCGTTGGCGATCAAGGCTGATCACCTTCACTTGCACTTGTTGGCCTTGTTGCAACGAGTCGGGCGATTGACCGTTTTCGGTCAATTCTGAAGCGTGGATCAAACCTTCAACGCCTTCTTCAACGCGTACAAACACGCCGAAAGGAGCGATGTTGGTTACTTCACCAACGATCAATTGGCCGAGGTCGTAGCGTTGATCGATGGTTGCCCATGGATCTGGCTGCAAACGGCGCAAGCTCAAGCCAATCCGTTCGCGATCGCGATCGACTTCCAAGACATATACTTGGACTTCTTGGCCTGGTTGCAAGACTTCGCGTGGGTGGTTGACGCGCTGCCATGAAAGCTCTGAGATGTGAGCCAAACCATCAGCACCGCCCAAATCGATGAAAGCACCGAATGGGGTGAGTTGGTTGACCCGACCAGTGACGACTGCGCCTGGTTCGAGGGTTTCGAGCAAGCGTTCCTTTTGCGATTGTCGCCAGCGTTGCATAGCGGCACGCTCTGAAAGCACCAAACGATTGCGATCGCGATCGACTTCGATAACTTTCAAAGGAATATTTTGGCCGACCATCTTGGTCATGGCGCTTTGTTGGCCTTCAGTGCCGGTGCGGCTGTGCAAGTTGACCACTTGTGAGGCTGGTACGAAACCGCGCACACGCCCAACTTGAACCAACAAACCGCCCTTGTTGTAGCCGACCACGCCAGCTTCGATGATTTGACCATTTTCGAGCATCGTTTGGGCTTCTTGCCAATCGCGCTCAACCTGCACCATGTTCAATGAAAGAACCAGTTCGCCTTCTTTTGATTCTGGCTCCATCACGTACACTTGCAGTGTGTCACCGTTTTTGATCCCACTGACCAATTCTGGCGGCAAACGGCGCAGATCTTGGTTAGGGATAACGCCCTCGTGTTTTGCGCCAATGTCAACCAAGATTTGGCTGTCTTCGACGCGCATGACGATACCTTCACGCAATTGACCGCGTTCTGGGCGTTGATAATCGTACTCAGCAAGCAGTGTCGTCCAATCTTGAACGGCATCCATGCTTTCGGTGTCCACTGTCATCGGGTCTCCAATAGTGTTGATGGGTCTGCGAGCAAGCCCGCAG
Proteins encoded:
- a CDS encoding glycosyltransferase family 39 protein, with amino-acid sequence MRTIMWIKNHRWLSSLLVGLVCLGLGGLAGLMPLRYLAGVAFCLGLTTIGYAWVWLISKPDELRGMLLLCFAAMGLRWGASFALEFLWPTFENLSDGAAYGPHAMTIAQAWNSNYFASYEAVVSTPVGAPGYVYFSAVIFWLFGPNTLLVKLANGLFAGMAAVYTAKLGNHFFDQRVGRFAALWMLIMPSLILWTSQNLKDSAVVLLSVWILYVASQGLRSSLWQIPLLVLLIGALMSVRRETSIGIALMIALTIGFQQTRHWLTRLSLSAITIVALGLVLSSSGYGFLGSDYLQERLSLSAISEKREANSTGTGTIENTIDTTTPLGFARYLPIALINFWLRPWPWEATKSTAQLLTIPEAALLWYPLWVLAMLGMLLAWRSRWRETMLLWLYLLAGSAAAAPQYGNFGTAYRHRVQLWPIFFLFAGYCWYRWRDMRAQQRQALLTRYVQSIEQQAASLQ
- a CDS encoding glycosyltransferase, with the translated sequence MLKTLYITYDGLLDPLGQTQILPYLEGLAAQHGHQFVILSFEKAARWADLVRRRALIERLQSHGLVWLPLRYHQRPTLPATLYDLALGLWTASVAVRRYRIQALHIRSTVPMTIALLLKRWFKLPLLFDMRGFWADERADLGMPRTGLVYRLLKTLERASLQQAEQIVTLTQQSLPYLAEHSQMPSIAEKTMVIPCSANLQSWQRDQTARTQIRQALGWQTKPILVYSGSLGGGYRSRDMAECFATWRQAEPDLRWLVLSNQDPLPLITALQDLNVPAESYTIRGVASNEVAQWLSVADAALSLITPSYAKIASSPTKFGEYLACGLPIFSNTGIGDSDQLFAQGVAIKLDDFNLVAYQVAWQAYQALREQPDLAQRCRALAEREFDLQLAIERYAACYRELEA
- the asnB gene encoding asparagine synthase (glutamine-hydrolyzing); translation: MCGICGIVSTSLIEPNTVQAMNQQLIHRGPDGDGTWQTAHAQLGHRRLAIIDLVTGDQPFSSPDGAWQLVFNGEIYNFQALRQQLHGLGHQFRTNSDTEVLMAALIEWGEQAFSRLEGMFAFAAWHQPSQSLWLGRDRLGKKPLYYSQTKHGLIFGSEIKALLHYPELDRSLNPQALTAYLTYGYVPNPATWYANIQQLAPGHALVWQAGSIRAWQWWQARQIAQQPRLNISETAAIEQTRQLVRAAVERRLISDVPLGAFLSGGLDSSIVVAEAQALLGQQLHTFSIGFAGGGWYDESSYAELGAKKLGTKHQCFMVEPDAIAKLPQLLAHYDEPFLDSSALPMALLSQMTREHCTVALSGDGGDEVFAGYERFGAGLWTQRYQQLPRPLRQMLEQTIAVLPQTKASSRLARLKRVLAKIQLPLAQGFPRWLMAFTPEELAAWGLPALQPSAAERFRQLTQGITDPLAQLICYNLGSYLPDDLLVKADRMSMAYGLEVRSPFLDQQLVEWALQLPANLHWRGGRGKWLLRQAYAERLPKIIIERPKHGFGVPLDQWFRQQLKPLLHDYLLSTTSHVQQWLAKPKLEQLCQAHWAGTINAGHQLWTLLTLELWLQTHHQMRPYAYNYVD
- a CDS encoding S1 RNA-binding domain-containing protein, coding for MTVDTESMDAVQDWTTLLAEYDYQRPERGQLREGIVMRVEDSQILVDIGAKHEGVIPNQDLRRLPPELVSGIKNGDTLQVYVMEPESKEGELVLSLNMVQVERDWQEAQTMLENGQIIEAGVVGYNKGGLLVQVGRVRGFVPASQVVNLHSRTGTEGQQSAMTKMVGQNIPLKVIEVDRDRNRLVLSERAAMQRWRQSQKERLLETLEPGAVVTGRVNQLTPFGAFIDLGGADGLAHISELSWQRVNHPREVLQPGQEVQVYVLEVDRDRERIGLSLRRLQPDPWATIDQRYDLGQLIVGEVTNIAPFGVFVRVEEGVEGLIHASELTENGQSPDSLQQGQQVQVKVISLDRQRQRLGLSLRRVDGEGEAAEAPAAPVAEVVAEATTEEEVGA
- a CDS encoding glycosyltransferase family 4 protein encodes the protein MNQPRTVLCLTAYQPMLTASVRYRMMPYAPALAAAGIQLRYLPFATPQLQRLLYQPKHYPQKIVAMLSALTQWLVKLPRQPAAVIVQREAALIGAPMIERWFSRRVPVIFDFDDAIFLPTDPKRSINGWLSRLARPANKTNQLLSLSSMVWAGNGYLADYARRFNPNVQIIPTVVDCEQCQPRSVPSTHICTLGWIGSHSTARYLEQIVPMLRQLAQRYRFRLLVVGAAKPIEIEGIECINHDWQQAREWHDFQQIDIGLYPIEADLWAEGKCGLKAIQYGAAAIPSVCSAVGVNQHIVEHGQTGFLAHNQAEWLDYLARLFEDEQLRQTLGQAARQKIEAEYSVQRYQTTIVTALKDYVCVESAESSVQA